GCTTGTGGAGTCGTGTCTAGAGGTACTAGCAAACCTGTTATCAGTTTTCGAATGGGCAAGAAGGGGACTATCGAATCGACAGACCATGTTTGGATGTCTAGAATCGGTCACCAAGGAGCTGATTTCGATGCCATATTAGATTGCCAGTCAGCTCGTGATGTTCTGTCGAATGGATTTGTGGTTAGGAAATCGCAAAACCTTGTATCAAATCTGAGCTTGGAGCCTGAAGAATATGAGGAATTTGTGCTCGAGGTGCCGCGAGGGTCAGTGCTTCTGTTCCCGACCGAGAATGCACTCAGCATTGACGAACTCAAGGCAGCTGAATTTGAAGTCAGGAACTTGATTGTGCTGGATGGCACGTGGATGAAGGCAAAGAGAATGTATAGCGAGGATCCTTGGTTGAAGTTGTTGCCTCATCTGAAGTTGGATTTGGAGGTGATGAGTTTGTACGAAGAAGTTAGAAGTCAGCCTAAGGCTGGATGTTTGTCCACTCTTGAGAGTGTCATTTACACGATGAAGGCAATTGGGGGTAGTCCAGAGGGGCTGGATCAGCTGTTAGATGTTTTTGAGTCAATGGTCGATGATCAGAGACGATGTAAACATGAAAGATTGGGTAAATCCACTTCAGGGTAAGCCTCTTCAGCTTGCCCTGCCATAATGAGCTCTTGGGCAATTTTCTGTTCAAGTTCATATCGCATGATTGCATTGATTATTTGTGCCTGTTGAATTTGCATTCACTGAAGTCTCTGCTGTCTCATCTTTTGCACTTCTCACGGTTTTCCAGAATATCATGCATTGTAATCGCCTGCATTAGCTTTTTCAAACTAGGTCCTTTCCCTCTTAATCATGTCTCTAAGTTGAATTTGCTAAAGATGCACTGATTTTCTGCCCTGTGATTCTCTTATCTCTTTATGAATATTGACCACCAGCAGGCACGTTGGGTCGAGTATCAAAGTATCTGCTTAAGCTTTTTATGCTGTAATTCAATCTAATACTAGAGTATGACCTGTGTGATACACAGAGATATGTAACTGCATCAATGTGTTGACATGTCAGAATCTAGATAGAAATTGCCCTTTCTCAAAATACTTTGTATTATTTAGCTTAGTTATTTCCTTTCTACATGTtagatttcaaataaaagagTAAAACAATTTAAACTTAACAGAgagaaattatgaaattatttcGCTATCACTTCATGTCAAGAATGATCACCTTTTCGCTAGCCCAATGGTGATGATTAGGAGTGTTTTGAATTCTAACACAGGAAAGAGGCACTCGAGATAATTAGGGTTTCAGAAATTCTAGCCTAGCTACTGATCTAACCCAATAATAAAATTAAGTACATGTAGAGAATCATCAATTGTCCACCTTAATCGATTGTTACATGGAGAGATAACATAGTTCCCACGCAATTGGGATGCACCTGGTGATGAAAATTTGTCTCTTCTCTGCATAACTCTAGTTTTATCCTAGTGTCCGGTTCTTTACACCAGGTGCGGCCTTTGTCTCATGTTTTGGTTGGATTTGGACCTTGTTGAGTTGCATAGCTTTTTCAGTGGATGGAATGGACTGCTATTCCAACAATCAGGAAAACTTGTCTAAGTATCACAAAGTAAACATGCGCCACGTATTGCGCTATCAACATATTGGGAATCAGCCGAGTGTTTGGACGAGGCTGTGACTTAATATACTTGTGGTGCTTGAAGAATACAAGCACTTCACGGTTCTCAGCttccatttccttctcataaccCGCTCGGCATTGATGAACTTGAGGAGGCGGCTGAATTCGAAGTGATGAACTTGATTGTGGTGGGATGGAAGGTGGATGAGAAAGTTGCAGGGAGGATCCTGGTTGAAGCTGTTGCATCTCAACAATTGCTCCATCTGATGTCGGACTTGGAGCCGACAAGCATCTATGGAAATGTTAGAAGTCTACCTGAGGCAGGGTGCACATTGTGCACTTCAATCAAGCTGGATTGCATCATACGAATTCGTATTGTTTCGATGCACTGGACGCTCGTCAATGAAATATCATCACATCATGGTACTGGTCGATATTATGTATGACTGTAGTGCAACGTTGCAAACACTACCATGAAAAGGAATTGCAGAAGCAATAATCGCACCTGAGACGAGGATTTAATAAGTCAATCAGATCTTGGGTCTCGGCAATTGGTATATTTTAGAATAAGAAAGCATGCATAAGAGGAGAGACCCATCACATTTCGTGTACTTGCGCTGCCTTTCTCATCAAGTCCATGATACTTTTAATTCAAGTACTTTTCAGAACACAAAATGTCTTatcaaatccttaaaaattgagaatggatcaatttttttttttttgatacatCGCCAGCCTACCACCCAATCACTATTCATAGTGGGTGTTAACTTAGTCAATATATAATGTATATCACACACTAGCATCGTTCAATGGATATATCAATTAGATTTTATGTCAGAATAACTTGATTAGACGTTACATATAAGTAAAGTAGAaagattcaataaaaaaattgaaatcatatGCATTTAATTGGAAAAGACAGCCAAACtatatagacaaaaaaaaaaaaaaaaaaaaggtcgaatCATGgaaagaacaacaacaacagaaCAAGACGAGGAGCGATGATGTCCTTTAGGATATCAAGACAGAAAAAAGAACAGCTAAAATGGAGAAGGAGAGCTGCAACACTGCTGGGCTGATTGCTgtgaggaaaaaggaaaacggCCCCATCCAAGAAGAAGGCCCAACACAGAAACAAGGCCTGAAGGGGCGATCCCATCGCGTCACTTCACTTCCCCACTTTACCAACCGAATAATTTGCGCAGGCTGAGCGAGCAAGCAAAGAGCAAACAGCTGCGGAGAAACCGGGGGCGTGGAGATGAACAACATTCTCTGACAAACAGAGAAGCATTTGGGAAGTGGACATGGAAGGAAAGATCCCGACTTTGGTACTGTTTCTCTGCATCTTCTCGGCTGCCGTCGCGGCCAGTACGTGCGGCCCCAGCCTCGCGAGACCCTCGATTTCCCGTGGGACCGCAAGCCCTCCTCTTATCCCCAGCAGGTGAAGGACTTGTCGATTCTCGCTCCTCCTTTTTTCTGTGCTATCTTTCGTTTCGAAagccctctcttttttttttttttttttttttttttttctttttgcgggGATGGAATTTGTCGAGTTTGCGTGACTTCGGGTGGTTGAATTCGGCTCGCTGGTCTGCAATTTCTGAAATTGTCGCTTTCTTGGAGCTTTTGTTGTGTTCTTGAAGCTGGAATTGCTTCGTGGTTCATCCTGTGGTGAAGATTGTGAGATGAGTGTCGAATCACGTGAGGAGGGACCTGAATTAATGGATAGTACAAAGGGGAAAAGGGAAATCTCACGTTAACTTAGGTACTTCATATGGCACCAAACCAAGATTACTAAAGTTACTATCTTTATCTTTATCAGTGTGATGACTACCGTCAGTCTCCTCGCCCTACGCCGTCCTCGTAAACTATGTTGTTCTTTAGCAGTATCACCAATTTATGGAGGCCAAGGTGTTGAATGATCTGTTAGTGATCTGCCATAGAACAGTGGGTCTCATCTTTTTCTCAGTTCATGTGTCCATTGAGTTTGTTTAGTGAGAGAAGCTCGGTTGTCTTTGTTCTCTTGTTGTGTTGACTTAGTTCGCGTCAATAGTTGGTGTTTTCAGTATTGTTCCGATATGAGTTCCAGCTGCCTCACCAAGACCTCAAATTGATACGTTGTGTGACATTATCAAAATCCTCCTGCAGGTTCACATTTCTTTAGCTGGAGATGGACATATGCGCATTTCATGGGTCACTGATGGTAAATCTTCCCCTTCATACGTGGAATACGGAACATCGCCTGGTCGATATGACTCTACAGCTCAAGGAGAGAGCACTTCTTATAGTTATCTATTTTATAGCTCTGGAAAGATACACCACACGGTGATCGGGCCATTGGAGAGCAACACTGTTTACTTCTACAGATGTGGAGGAGAAGGTCCTGAGTTCCAGCTCAAGACTCCTCCTGCAGAATTTCCGGTTGCTTTCGCTGTGGCAGGAGATTTAGGCCAAACTGGCTGGACTAAATCAACACTAGACCACATTGATGAATGCAAGTACGATGTGCATCTCCTTCCGGAGATCTGTCCTATGCTGATTACATACAGCATCGCTGGGACACATTTGGTGAGCTGGTGCAGCCACTTGCAAGTGCAAGGCCTTGGATGGTAACACAAGGAAACCACGAGATGGAGAACATTCCACTGATTAAAGATGGATTTCAGTCCTATAATGCAAGGTGGAAGATGCCATATGAGGAGAGCGGATCAAGTTCGAATCTGTACTACTCTTTTGAGGTGGCAGGCATCCATCTCATCATGCTTGGCTCATACACAGACTATGATGAATACTCAGAGCAATATAATTGGTTGAAGGTTATCATTCATTTCCTATTTTtgtcatgcaaaagttgttgcAATAATATGGATGCTGTTGTGAATCACTTAAATGCACTAATTACAAAGGAGGAAGTTTGTGCTGTTAGCTATCTGTGAAAGTTAGGATTCTAAAATTGAGGTAACAAGTCTCACAGATAGGAAAATTAAGTTTGTAATTTATATATCCTTGGTTAAATTCTGTTAGagtaaatagatttgaaatcaGTGTTAGCTACTATTTTGCTAATGAAGCAATTTTCAATCTTCAACTTGTTATGGGGAATTAACTTCTGCATTAGTTGTCAAAGGCAAAGGTGTTCATTTTCAGCTATCAGATGTAGCTCTTTGTTTTCTTACATTGATGCAAAGGACTTATGATGGTATTTAGCACTCATTTCTGTCCAATGGTTATGAATTTTCTGCTAACATATATGTCTTATTCTCCATTTACAGGCTGATCTTTCAAGGTCGATCGCAGTAGAACTCCATGGCTGATCGTATTGTTCCATGTACCTTGGTATAACAGTAACTATGCTCACCAAGGTGAAGGCGATGGGATGATGCAAGCCATGGAACCATTGCTCTATGCAGCTGGGGTGGACATAGTATTTGCAGGACACGTGCATGCTTATGAGCGATCCGTATGACCCTATACCTATACTTTTTCATCTCTCATTGCTATTTGATGTGCATGAGGCATGATTTTAAGTGGTCATCACTGAACAGAAACGTGTCAATGGTGGAAAACCCGATCCTTGCGGTGCCGTTCACATTACCATTGGTGATGGGGGGAACAGAGAAGGTTTAGCTCATAGGTATGTCCTCACTCTAACAAAAGCTATTGATTAGGGATTCGATAGGACATTCTGTTGATCAATTTTCATTGGATGCATTGGGAAATGTTAAATAGCTCCTGTGTATCATTACAGATATAAGGACCCCCCGCCAGAGTGGTCTGTCTTCCGTGAAGCCAGCTTTGGTCACGGTGAGCTCAAGGTTGTGAATTCATCACATGCATTATGGAGCTGGCAcaggaatgatgatgatgagccGGTGAGGTCAGACCAGCTGTGGATAACTTCTTTGAAGAGTTCAGGTTGCCTCGCTGAAAAGAAACACTCCTTGAGGAAGATTCTCATGGCTCCTTAGTATCGGCGATATGAAGTTCTTATGCCAATGGCCGATGTCATATGGTTATGTAGCTAAAATAGGGTGACGCCTTGTCAATATGTACTTTGAGACGCTGCAAAATCGAGTGTAGACAGGAGTAGTCATATGGTAATGCAAAGGGTGATATCTTGTCAATTTGTATTTTGAGACGTTGCAAAATTGAGTGCATCATGTGGGAGTGAGTGTACCCTGTGGGATTCAAAACATATTTCTGGAAGAGTTTAGGGTCCTCAGGTCTCTATTGTGCATGACAGCCTTGTTAGATGCAACCTGTACCATCCTCTTCTACCAAATACGTTTTAAAACCATCTTTCAGATTTATGCAGCTTCTTGTTAGTCAGGTCTGCCTACAACCCAGGGTGGGAGCAGAAGCATTACACAAATCTTCACAGCTGCGGATTCTGgccaaatttaaaatttcctGGTATTGTAGTTATGACATTTCTTGCATACAAACTGTTAAAGGCGCAGCAATTGTTAATAAAGAAGCAACAAATGACCAATATGGTAAGAGTCGACTTGCAACATGCTTCTTCAAATTTCTACTAACGCCCCGACAAATATTTGTGGGAACTCAAATATGTACGATGCTGTCGCATAAAATACATCCTGATGCAGTCTCTGCCTCAACAAAGCATTACATGTGCCGGATCAAGAGTTAAGTAACACGGACAAAACTTGGTAAAGCCAGTCGGAAGAAAATAATCTCACAACTAGATTCATCATTATAAAGTTAAATCATGACTCATGAGTGCATTGAACTCAGCAGCTTAGAGCCAATGCCTCTTGCTCTGCCAAAGATATAGCGTCGGACTTCTGATTGATCTTATCGTTGGTTTCTTTTTGTGTGCCACCGTCATCGTCACTGTCAAAATATATTTTCGACTTCTTTCGCTTCCTGTTCTCCATAGCTTCACCGTCCGACTCCGAAAGCTCACTCTCaccctcatcatcatcatctttaccTTTCCCTTCCTTCAGTTTCATCTTTTGCTTGAGTCTTCTTTCCCTGCGGCGCTGTCGCTCAAGGAGCTTGTCTTCTTTATCCACTAGCTTCATCTCCTCTCTCATCCTCTTATAGTACTCGTCTTTCTTGCCTGCAATAAATAATTACAGAAATTTGCATGAATGCAAACAGAGACACATACCACACCTGATATTCATTTGTTCATAGAGTCAGGAAGTAAGTATCTGGGCAGATATAAAACAGAATGACACGAGCACCAACCcatcaccaaaaaataaaaataataacacATTCAGTCAATTCACTAGCTGCAGACATTCTTCCCATTGGCAAGATGCATTGAACACAAGAAATTCATGATTCAATTTAGAATAACGTCAACACAATATTGTTCTctaaaagaaaaacctaaaaacACCCATCAATTTGAGTAGGGTACATACCTTTGTCAAGCAGAAGAGCACCATCCGAACTAAGCATCTCTGCTATCCTGGCAAGTGGGGGTAGGGTATTGCCTTCATCATCGAAGACAACTCTAGATCCCACTGGCCTATTGACATTGATTTtaagcttctttttcttcaaaacccGAGTCGCCGGTCTACAGTAGAATAGCAAGTCAAATTTCATTTTACGTTTTTTGTAACATCAAATCAAGTTGCAACAGATGAGGATCTTGAAGATGCAAAAAAACAAGTAGCTTGTAGAACCCTAACCAACTTTTGATTGTTGATGCTCCTCCTAATCTGCAACATATAATTCTACCTAAGAAAGAACGTGCGGATTTCAATTTTTAGCtctttcttcaatctttttgtaGCCTACTTCTGTGCATAATTGCATTCTGATCATTTCAATAAGGATGATGTCTAAACTATGAATATGCCCACACTGAAGAGTGCATAAGCTATCTTCGGATAACAATTTtctaatatgaaaagaaaaacatacatTACATCTTCAAGTTCATTAACTTTTGGCTGAGcctcatccacatcatcatcgGTCAAAAGTAAATCGTTCTCTTCATCTTGTTTAGAGTCATTCACCATCAGACTCTTTGTTGAGACCTTCAATTCACTTTTGCCCCAGCATTCTCTGGTTCAAGTGGTAAAGATTCTTCTAAGACTATCTTGGACTTATTTTTCTGGTTTAGGAAACGAATCTTCGGAGTCATCGGTAGACCAAATGATGCTGAGAAGTCATCAACAGGGAGTTTCATCACATCAAGATCTCATCTTTCTGTATATGGATCGACCGTAAATATGTGATGAAGGCCCTTTGTGCAAGATACTGAATATTGGGATACTTGACAAGCAAGGCAGACAACAAGCCGGAAACTGGTTGAAACCTTTTGTCATTTGCCTGGAATCAGACCGAATCAAAGCCATGTCAGCATCTGAGGTGCCAATACCACATGATAATCAACGAAGTGCACCAACAAAGTACCACATAAGCAACTGTATAGATGACTAGTGAGCTAAGCTCAACCATAAgccaaaaaggcaaaaaggtCCAGAGAATGCATtaccttaacaagttccaaagGAATTTTGGCagctttcaatttttcaagCATTTTCATTTCTGATGGCATCAGAAACAAAACTGACCTTCCTCAGACAAATATCGAGCTGTGCGACCGACTCGATGAATGTAAGATGCAACATCTTCTGGACAATCAACCTACAAGTTCAAAAGCATCTAACACCTTATAAAAGGGAACAGATTGTGCCTTCCCGAGAACAACTATGATGACAATCTGATCATAGAATCCACCTAAAGCATAGTGAAAAAAGAATCACCTGAACAACCCAGTCCACTGCCTTATTGAAATCAAGACCTCTAGAAGCCACGTCAGTTGAAAAAAGAACAGACCTCTTCTCACAAAATTCAGAATATATTCCCATCCTTCTCTCCTGCTTCATCCTTCCATGAAGACATTTCAAGGGAATTCCTGGACGAAGTTTCTTAAATGCTTCATAGACAAATTTCACTGGAAGATTGCAATTTAGGGGTAGAGTTATATATGAACAAAGAATCAACCCAAACACGagtgaatgaaaaattgaaatgctaAATCAACCAGAATAAGAGGTAGAAAGATTCTAATAGTGATCATGAAGAGTTGAGCTAAGCATTTGACCAAGCAAATACAACTAAATCAAGCTATCTTGAAGCAAATAATTACCCGAAAGCGTGAAATTTGATTGTTGATACCAGCAATCTCTATAGAAAAATGGGACCAGACTCCCGGGTGATTTGTTTATCTCTAAAGTTGGAATCTAAGCCTCCCATTtgtttggtcaaaaaaatattcCCTTTTTGAGGTTAAACCAGCTCACGTTGTAAATGGTCCACGCTAGCAATTAAACATTTGCAAGAGTGGTGCTTAGAAAATACACCAGCATATaacaatttttcttcaacagatgTGCATAACAAACTAAGAAGTTTTGGGGAGAAAATATCAAACAATTCAGCCACAGACTTTAGCCAACAAATTCAACTAATCACCAAACAAATATAAGTCAACAAAAGCCTAAAACAATGCTAATAACACAAACAGAAAATGTCAGATAACACAAACCATCTAACAGAATTACACAATTTTAAGTATTCACAAACAAAGCCAAATTATCTACTCATTCTATTAAGGCGAGGCAAATTAAAATGGCAAGGCTCAGTGAAGAAAGCTCAAAGGTTCTAAAATACCTGCTTGCAACTAGAGAGAAACACAAGAGTCCGGGATTTGAGGTGTGTCCTAATAAAGCTCCACAACATGTCCAGCTTCTGCTCAAGCGGAACAGTCATGGCAGTTTGCTGCAAGCGGTTTGGAGTCGCCGTCACAGACTCCTCATGCACACTTATATACTCAGGGTCCTTCAAACTAAGCCTTGCAAGATCCTGGACTGACTTTGTCTGGGTTGCAGAAAAGAGCATTGTTTGTCTATGTTTAGGCAGCTGCGAAATAATTGCATTTAGAGTCTTCTTAAATCCAACATCAAGAATTCGATCTGCCTCATCAAGGACCAAGACCTGTTCCCTGGCCAGAAATTTTAACTCAAATCAGCAACTATACATCAGCATtgaaaattactaataaaaaatCCCATCGACCTTAAGCTGTGAGCAATCAAAGTTCGGGGTCTCATCCATATGCTGAAGAAGCCGACCAGGAGTACAGACCAATACGTTAAGGTCGTTTACAC
The window above is part of the Eucalyptus grandis isolate ANBG69807.140 chromosome 6, ASM1654582v1, whole genome shotgun sequence genome. Proteins encoded here:
- the LOC120294301 gene encoding uncharacterized protein LOC120294301, translated to MVTRVLNEKVNVQVTILSTHFWKNAGPFRNPNPIREPECEPISIRVPDHPPPRAPYFPRPDLRLRPPRLREDGGDGSLHQSEAARLSVLLQAPRTCLCARIHSPGLDHPVRVTVLQHSLERKHPLNSTRILRLGLKNVAVAAVSDVNFGAEFSISPLEPHAEIGAHGLVGADLGVQNGEQSGVAVGNPSSVVESNGAHCTSKPVISFRMGKKGTIESTDHVWMSRIGHQGADFDAILDCQSARDVLSNGFVVRKSQNLVSNLSLEPEEYEEFVLEVPRGSVLLFPTENALSIDELKAAEFEVRNLIVLDGTWMKAKRMYSEDPWLKLLPHLKLDLEVMSLYEEVRSQPKAGCLSTLESVIYTMKAIGGSPEGLDQLLDVFESMVDDQRRCKHERLGKSTSG
- the LOC120294902 gene encoding LOW QUALITY PROTEIN: purple acid phosphatase 18-like (The sequence of the model RefSeq protein was modified relative to this genomic sequence to represent the inferred CDS: inserted 3 bases in 3 codons), with amino-acid sequence MEGKIPTLVLFLCIFSAAVAXQYVRPQPRETLDFPWDRKPSSYPQQVHISLAGDGHMRISWVTDGKSSPSYVEYGTSPGRYDSTAQGESTSYSYLFYSSGKIHHTVIGPLESNTVYFYRCGGEGPEFQLKTPPAEFPVAFAVAGDLGQTGWTKSTLDHIDECKYDVHLLPXDLSYADYIQHRWDTFGELVQPLASARPWMVTQGNHEMENIPLIKDGFQSYNARWKMPYEESGSSSNLYYSFEVAGIHLIMLGSYTDYDEYSEQYNWLKADLXKVDRSRTPWLIVLFHVPWYNSNYAHQGEGDGMMQAMEPLLYAAGVDIVFAGHVHAYERSKRVNGGKPDPCGAVHITIGDGGNREGLAHRYKDPPPEWSVFREASFGHGELKVVNSSHALWSWHRNDDDEPVRSDQLWITSLKSSGCLAEKKHSLRKILMAP